In Cucurbita pepo subsp. pepo cultivar mu-cu-16 chromosome LG10, ASM280686v2, whole genome shotgun sequence, the DNA window ATAGTACGAAGATACCAATTTGGAGGGATGAGAAAAGAGACAAGATAGGACACCATCACCCACACTGACACAACACATAACTCCAACCCACCCACCAAACAACACTCTTTCCACGACATTGATCGGAGAGAGACGACTGCGAGAAATGAGTACCAACGAAGATGTTGGGCCTTAAGGGGAGTAGATTGTCCTACATTAAtcggagagaggaacaagacCAACGAGGACGCAGGCCCGAAAGGGAGGGTAGAATAAAGTGAATCTAAGTCCAAAATGTTGGGAACTTCTCATTCATCATATAACTCTTGATCAATGAAAACCAAGCCAAATCCACAAGGGTAAACAATCAAGCATTCTCGCTGTATTAGGTGCAAGAAGGGGAGacatttttcatcaagaaaatGAAGTTACACTTCTCTGTTTATTCGATATGAACACTCTGAGGTAAGGCTTTAAAAACTCTCTTCTGGGAGCTAAGGCTGCAAAATTCTTTTCATGGGGTTTTGGTTTGATCACAGCCAACCACAACAAATGTAAGGGGAGGACGGCATTCGACCCGTCTGCCGAATATGTTCAGCCTGTGCTGCTGCCCTTTCTGCCTCTCGCCTCTTTCGACACTCGGCCGCTGCCCGTTTTTCTTCCGACTTTTGCCTTGTCATTGcaatcttcttcatcatcttcactTCAGCTTGAGCTCTGATTTGCTCAACCTGAGCCTGATATGTGCCAAACGTTAGCTCAGTGCTAATATGGTTGCCATGTTCTTTACCCCTTCACTAACTCAGAtaatttccattcattaaGTTCGATCTAAATCTATAAAAGAAATCTAATTACCTCGACTCTCCGCATTTCGGCCTCGAGCTTCGTTTTCTGCTGGCTTTCCCATGCTTGGATTTGGATTTCTTCGCGTTTATATCTGAGCAATGTACGATTAACTTATCAAATTGAACGAATTACTCGTCATTCGATATCCTGGATCTTAGAGTAATGAAGAATTTGAGTTATAGGGGGATATAAACCTTGCCATATGCTTAGACTTTTCAACTTCCTCCCACGCAGCTGCACGTTTTTCGAACTCCGCTTGCTTGAGTGCCTCCCTATCAGCATTTTCAGCGTTCTGTCGTTTCTTTTCGGGCGCATCCTTACTAGCCCAGGCAGCAATGTTCGTCTTGCCAAGCTGCATCCCAAGGGCTAAAATCTCTCTTCTTGTCTTGAGCTTCATTTCATCTTCTGATAGTTCCCTTTTGCCGTTTTCTGTTGATTGTTGCAGCTCGGTCGCAGATTGCTCAATAGGAGTTGGAGCTGGTTCATCTCTCCGAGGTGTGGAGGGAATTGAAGAAGTTGGGCTGCGAAGCGGAGACGCCCCAACAGGAGTAGCCGTTCTCGAAGGCTCTTGGCTAGGAACTGGGGTCATTTCTGTTCCCATATCTCTCATTGAAACTGCTCTTACTGCAGGGATGCCTGAACAATCGAACATTTGAAGTATTACAAAAAATCCAAACCTGCAACATTAGCAAGAGAAACTAACTAATCTAGCGTTCGGCTTTATACCTGTCGAATCTTCTTTACTAGCTTTCGAAGATGGCTCGTGTTCCACTTCATTTAAGTCCTTAATTTGCGAACATGAATCAACCAACATGATATCTGCACAGGAATAAGCCCCAGCAGGCACAAAAGAGAACTTCTCAGGCCCCATCTGCATACCCGATTGACAGAACTCAACATGCTTCGCATCCATAGCTCTACCAATCGACGATCGAAGCTCAGAGTTTGCAGATTCGGGAGCAACCCTCACCATATTCGTTGCCATCATTCTATATCCATGGTTTTGTGGAACATTCTTCTTAGGATAATTGACAGTCTGCCCATTGTTTTGACGGTTCATTATCCATTTCTCCGCATCGTTCCACTTCGATGGCATTGGCCTCAAGTGGGACCTCGAAATCGAACTATGTACAGACCTCTCCCCCTTATGAAACTCAAAACTAGATGAACTTGCATTACTATCATAATCCAGATTTTCATCTTCTATTGGTTTCGAAGGATGAACTGTGCTTGAATTCGAACATTGGTTCATTCGATTTCGAACCGATTCACTATTTTCCTTCGAGGGAAACTCTTTTAGCAGACCTGAAGACCGATCACTTGGTTTAGGGTCTGAAACTGACTGATTCAAAACCTTTTCAGATGTCACTGCATGACATACGATGTCTTAACATCAGTAAAAACATAGACACAACACATATCTTTCACACAAACGACACTAAAACAAGttcatgtttcattttcagacATAATTTAAGGATAagtgacaacaacttaagctaTAATTTGCAGAAAAAGGAACAGAAATGAGATGGAAAGGGGAAGAACACAAACCTTCGTCTTCAAAGTCACCACTTTCAGCAGACAATAACAAACTATTTCTAGCAAACTCAATGTCTTCAAGCTTAGAAGGAGAAGTTCTTGAAGAGTTGCAGTTTgatccatctttctttttatggtGATGAGGTCCCATGAGCTTCATTCTAAGTTTACTAGGAGAAATTAAACCTGTCTGAAATACAGAAACACACCCACATCACTCTTCCAGctactgaaaaagaaagagctCAAAACATTCTATTATGTCTTAAATAGTTGGAACTGACCCATCACTCACAATCAAAATTGATATCAACTCCAAACAAACATAAAGGAATGAGTAGACTCAGTACCACACTCTACAAACCCAGATCAATAAACAACAGTTCTTATTCCTATACATATTCAGAAACAAACATAATAAGAAACAGGGCAAAACTTCAGCACAATTGAAACccacaagaacaagaacaagaacaagaccaagaacaagaacaatcCAACTTAATAACCAAATGAAATCCGGAAACGAGTTAAAATGGATTTGGGTATTCACAATTTTTTAGCAAGAACATAAACACCCACCTGAACTTTGTGAATCCTCTCGTACTCCATTAGAGCtcttgttctctctctctgtctctagAGATGGAACTCTGAAGAATGGCTGaggagacagagagagagagagagagagagagagaggaagaaataaaGAGGATGGCCGGTGGAAggagaaagggaagaagaaaggagacCCAGGAGTCAACTTCGGAGTATATGAAAAACCGACAGAAGGGTGGGGgcagtttttcttttcctcaagCTCATGAACAAATCCGACTCGGCTACACTACGCTACAACAATATACTGAAGAACCCATCTCCGATTTCTCCCATGGCAGTCGCCGGACCCACCAAAATGCGGTGGCGGGATCAGAATGAGACACCGGATCCAGAAGCTGAGCGAATGGCGGGCGATCAATTGGGCATTGAGAAGCGAGGAAATagaggaaatggaaatgggtGAAGACAAAGCGAGAAGAGGGATTTTGAAATTAGTAGGAGGGGATTTGAGAAGAAGACAAAAAGTGGGGAATTTACGGGAaatcattaaaagaaaagaggaagaacgAGGAAGAACGAGGAAGAACGCATTGAAACAGtgaaaaattatggaaatttcaattttcctcTGTATAGAACCTGTTGAGAAGTAATGGGTCATTCATTCACCATCCGTCAATCACATATCAANaaaaaaaaaaaaaaaaaaaaaaaaaaaaaacatttttggtTCTTCCCATAAATCTTCACTGTAATGTCGGTTTATTAAATCAAtccaaatctaaaaatttaattttgaaagagcttcttcacataaattttttaaaaattataataatttgggGTTTCGATTGTCCGTACAGCGATGTGGGAGAGACTCATAATGGGTACACTTTGGGATCGGAATTTAGCAACATTTCCGTATCTTCTCagcttataatttttttatgggttttaattaaatgattagttataaacataatattaattattattattaataaattgaatatggagcaaaaattttaaaatttataaacatataaTACTTAATTATGCTCGTTTTGACTATAGATTATTTATACGAGAatgaattataattatttgtttaaatttgataaaattagagattagaaaaatataataaatgaaaataattaacttattatttattaatatgacatacatatttataatgtttttttttttagttcaacgaAAGACTTATTTgagctgaaaaaaaaaacaccaaaaactctattttaaatataatattataaatagaaaacGGCGAGAGAGAGCGCTAATCTCGGCACCATCAGCGCTCCTAATTAAACAATCTCCGAGTTAGGATAAAACGAGGGGGAAAGGAATTTGAATTGAGCGGCGAGGAAATGGCGATTTTTTGGAAGTGGAGAAAGTTTGGGTAAAGGGAAGGATTGTGAAGTCAGCAGTCAAAGatactttgttttttaattaattaattaatttatttatttatatagaaGGGAAAAAGCACATTCACCCATGCTCATCAAAccctttcccttttttccgataaatatatatattttttaattttaaaaaaagaataataatggGAAAGAATTGACAATGTcagaaaaaaatagtttttttgaaaaataaaaagaaaaatagggCGTGGGGTTcagaattttataatttgagttATTACTTACCATTCCTACTTTAGACTCTATGctcttattttgttctttttttctttttgagacaaattattattattgttcatTATGGTTCTATTTAAAagttgtttcaaaattattcaatcaaataataattgatgGAATTTGTTTTAAAGTATGTTATTATTGAGgagtttaataaattttatattcaaaatatccgagaaggaaaataattcttttcaagcaataaaataaaatactacttttttaattcatcTAAAATGTAATATCTAATATTACATTTCGCtcccgttttttttttttttttttttgacaaaacAAAATCGAAATAAATGATCTAAAGAAAGATATTCACTCACTTGATAGAATATATTGTGAATGAACGTTGTCCGTGCAACTTATATTTCTAAAGGGTCAATGTCATCTTttacacccaaaaaaaaaaaaaaacttttttgttttttaagaattaatgagTTGTTTCAACATCTCCATAAGAATCTAAGTCAAAAATTTTGGCTGACGGAGATGTTTAATGtctaaaacattaaataaaattttcatacatGAAAGAAGACAACAGAAtccattccttttttttctttttttttttctatgaaacattaacaaacaaaaacaacaagtgAATTATTCTCACTTCTTATACATACCCTTTTAATATatcattatataataaaataaaagaaaagaaaggaggcAAGTTGAAAGATACGAGTCACGGGCAAATTATACTCAAATTagtcattttcaaattagggtttttgaaaaataatgttatttttattggaaatGTTGCATTAATTATTGGTTGCTTCTCAAATAGGGCTTTAGGCTAACATTTTAGGATATTACATTTAGGGACACCAACCCAAATTAGTTTTCCAAATATTGGAAGAATCAAAATTCCTTTCTAGgagttttaaaacttaaatccTTTCTAAGATTCTAATCCAAAATGATTCATATATCCCACAAAGTGACTTCAATTCTTAAGAAAGGGCAGGATGATGATTGATTATAGGGAGGAGGGAATCAATATTGATAAGTATATTGAACATTTTGGGATAGAAAATGGAATGAAGAATATATTCCACGCTCCCTCCTAAATATGCTCTTATTCTCAAAATTCTAGTACCTATACCTGCATTCTCTATAATTAATAACATAAAACTTGGGTGCCCAATAACCAAACTTCAATCCaagttcaaaacaaaattaaaagtttaatatgcttcaaatttaaatgcaACATTCAATTTTCCATTATCTCCATTTTAACCTATTATTAAGTTAAAGNtcccgtttttttttttttttttttttgacaaaacAAAATCGAAATAAATGATCTAAAGAAAGATATTCACTCACTTGATAGAATATATTGTGAATGAACGTTGTCCGTGCAACTTATATTTCTAAAGGGTCAATGTCATCTTttacacccaaaaaaaaaaaaaaacttttttgttttttaagaattaatgagTTGTTTCAACATCTCCATAAGAATCTAAGTCAAAAATTTTGGCTGACGGAGATGTTTAATGtctaaaacattaaataaaattttcatacatGAAAGAAGACAACAGAAtccattccttttttttctttttttttttctatgaaacattaacaaacaaaaacaacaagtgAATTATTCTCACTTCTTATACATACCCTTTTAATATatcattatataataaaataaaagaaaagaaaggaggcAAGTTGAAAGATACGAGTCACGGGCAAATTATACTCAAATTagtcattttcaaattagggtttttgaaaaataatgttatttttattggaaatGTTGCATTAATTATTGGTTGCTTCTCAAATAGGGCTTTAGGCTAACATTTTAGGATATTACATTTAGGGACACCAACCCAAATTAGTTTTCCAAATATTGGAAGAATCAAAATTCCTTTCTAGgagttttaaaacttaaatccTTTCTAAGATTCTAATCCAAAATGATTCATATATCCCACAAAGTGACTTCAATTCTTAAGAAAGGGCAGGATGATGATTGATTATAGGGAGGAGGGAATCAATATTGATAAGTATATTGAACATTTTGGGATAGAAAATGGAATGAAGAATATATTCCACGCTCCCTCCTAAATATGCTCTTATTCTCAAAATTCTAGTACCTATACCTGCATTCTCTATAATTAATAACATAAAACTTGGGTGCCCAATAACCAAACTTCAATCCaagttcaaaacaaaattaaaagtttaatatgcttcaaatttaaatgcaACATTCAATTTTCCATTATCTCCATTTTAACCTATTATTAAGTTAAAGAAAAGAGAGCAAACAAACGAAAACCCTATGTTTATAAAGGTGCACGTGGAGTTAAAAGGAATCGAAAGCCCTTAAATTAAGCCTACTTTATGTCAGgcattattaataaattcagagaaaaagttcaaaacaaTTTGATATTATCCATCCATTGCTTTAACTCTCACACGCACACacacaaaaatcaaaagcaaaataacaaaataacaaaataaaataaccaaaaatgaTTTTGGGCCCCAAAAACTCGGGTTAGCGTCCATTTTCACTTTAATATGTAGGGTTAGGATTTAAGATGTAACTGTATTTCTTtggcattaaaaaaataaaaaataaaaaactaaagaatCACACTTGGTGGTATGAACCAATGTGGTTGTTGAGCTGGATCCAGATCCATTCATACATACCCACTTCTACATATTAAAGACAAATGGATGCTGCCCCGATATCATAAAACAAtacttaattatatttattctaaTGNattatataataaaataaaagaaaagaaaggaggcAAGTTGAAAGATACGAGTCACGGGCAAATTATACTCAAATTagtcattttcaaattagggtttttgaaaaataatgttatttttattggaaatGTTGCATTAATTATTGGTTGCTTCTCAAATAGGGCTTTAGGCTAACATTTTAGGATATTACATTTAGGGACACCAACCCAAATTAGTTTTCCAAATATTGGAAGAATCAAAATTCCTTTCTAGgagttttaaaacttaaatccTTTCTAAGATTCTAATCCAAAATGATTCATATATCCCACAAAGTGACTTCAATTCTTAAGAAAGGGCAGGATGATGATTGATTATAGGGAGGAGGGAATCAATATTGATAAGTATATTGAACATTTTGGGATAGAAAATGGAATGAAGAATATATTCCACGCTCCCTCCTAAATATGCTCTTATTCTCAAAATTCTAGTACCTATACCTGCATTCTCTATAATTAATAACATAAAACTTGGGTGCCCAATAACCAAACTTCAATCCaagttcaaaacaaaattaaaagtttaatatgcttcaaatttaaatgcaACATTCAATTTTCCATTATCTCCATTTTAACCTATTATTAAGTTAAAGAAAAGAGAGCAAACAAACGAAAACCCTATGTTTATAAAGGTGCACGTGGAGTTAAAAGGAATCGAAAGCCCTTAAATTAAGCCTACTTTATGTCAGgcattattaataaattcagagaaaaagttcaaaacaaTTTGATATTATCCATCCATTGCTTTAACTCTCACACGCACACacacaaaaatcaaaagcaaaataacaaaataacaaaataaaataaccaaaaatgaTTTTGGGCCCCAAAAACTCGGGTTAGCGTCCATTTTCACTTTAATATGTAGGGTTAGGATTTAAGATGTAACTGTATTTCTTtggcattaaaaaaataaaaaataaaaaactaaagaatCACACTTGGTGGTATGAACCAATGTGGTTGTTGAGCTGGATCCAGATCCATTCATACATACCCACTTCTACATATTAAAGACAAATGGATGCTACCCCGATATCATAAAACAAtacttaattatatttattctaaTGTTTGGgtgttttttcaatttagtattttaacaattttcaattatatcacTTTTATTGGTGAATGTTGAAATGAGTTCATACCTTATAATTATACAACCTAAGTATTATCATATAgtataataaatcaaatttgttATTATCAACTAGaagaatataattgaaaatttttagaagAACTAACCTATAACATATTTCTATCAAACAATCAAAAGCATCTCGAGAAGCCTAATGACTATCCTGTAAACTCAAACCCCAAGGAAGAGGTTGGGGTTgcattaataatattttcaaacaaaataataaataataaatcatattttccAAGAGCATTTGAGGGGGGTGAAATTGTGAAGTccaaaaacattcttta includes these proteins:
- the LOC111803226 gene encoding uncharacterized protein LOC111803226, encoding MEYERIHKVQTGLISPSKLRMKLMGPHHHKKKDGSNCNSSRTSPSKLEDIEFARNSLLLSAESGDFEDEVTSEKVLNQSVSDPKPSDRSSGLLKEFPSKENSESVRNRMNQCSNSSTVHPSKPIEDENLDYDSNASSSSFEFHKGERSVHSSISRSHLRPMPSKWNDAEKWIMNRQNNGQTVNYPKKNVPQNHGYRMMATNMVRVAPESANSELRSSIGRAMDAKHVEFCQSGMQMGPEKFSFVPAGAYSCADIMLVDSCSQIKDLNEVEHEPSSKASKEDSTGIPAVRAVSMRDMGTEMTPVPSQEPSRTATPVGASPLRSPTSSIPSTPRRDEPAPTPIEQSATELQQSTENGKRELSEDEMKLKTRREILALGMQLGKTNIAAWASKDAPEKKRQNAENADREALKQAEFEKRAAAWEEVEKSKHMARYKREEIQIQAWESQQKTKLEAEMRRVEAQVEQIRAQAEVKMMKKIAMTRQKSEEKRAAAECRKRREAERAAAQAEHIRQTGRMPSSPYICCGWL